GAACACTGGAAGGCCTACTCGATCATCCACATTTCAGACCCGCCCTCGGCACTTCTACTCGCTCTTTATACACGCTTCGCTTCGTTACACGTCCTCTCTACGCCCTCTCCGGCTCTCGAAAACCCCACAATGCGAACAGCAggtcttcttcgtcgacgaTTCGCTAAAGTGCTGGCCCTCGCTTCCGCAGGTGTCATCGGTATTCTGGTCAACACACTATCGGTTGCCAATTATTTGAGttccatcaacaccctccGTGAGAGGATTGCGCGCGCGGACAAGAAGAGTTACACCATTGTCGTGGGCAAATTGAACCCAGCCAAGCTGGCAAACTTTGCCGAAATTGAGGGCTGGGTCGTCGTGGGGTGCTGGGAGAGCGGCCTAATCGAAGACGACGCTGGATACTGGAGACCGGTCATCACACCATTCGAGCTCGAGGTTGCGTTGATGAGCGAGGAGGAACGTGTCTGGGGTGGCGAGTGGTGGGGAGGTATCGAGAAACTTGGACTCAACGACAAGCCTGAGGATGCGTCCAAGGAATCCGAGGGTGCTGTTGcggaggaagaggtggaaTTTGAAGACGTCGCTGGTGGCGTCGAAGGAGAAGAGTCTGCGCCCCCTGAGTTTGACATGCGTACTGGAAAATTGATCTCGTCAAGTCGCCCAATGCGACTGCCTGTCCGCAAGAATCCTTCTACAACAGCCGAGACCGAGGCGAACAGCGATGGTCAACCCACTTCGACACAGCAGAACGACTCTCTTATCAAGCGCAGTGTTGGCGAATTGGCAAGCATCAACGGCGTGGCCAGTCCAGGAGCCGAATTCCTTCGCTCCGGTCGAACATGGCAAGGCTTGGGTACCGACTTTGACAACGAGGCCAGCACCTTGGTTGAAGAGGGCAGAAGTGGCGTTGCGAGAGGATATGAAGTCGGCGAATCAGGTCGACATTAAGTACAAAACAAAAGTGATACCATTTATAGCATCATAAGGCGTTGGGATATAGACAAAAATAGGCGAATACTGAATGGGATTACATTTCTTGATAACAATCATGAtcctttttattttttcaTCGACTCGTGTAAAAGTGTAGTCATAGTAGTTTATACGATAGAATCATCAACCGGAGCGGCCTCCAGGGCATGAGCTGCGGCACCATCATTATCTAGCTCAGATGATCCTTCACGTTCATCTTCTTTTATCCTCCTCGAAAGACAAAGATACATCATCAATATTGTATCATGTTGGTCATGAGTCCGTATAGACAGATTCTTGCATAAAATGGAAAACATGTTCTAGGAGATTTCATAATGCATTAAGCCGCCTTTCCTTGCGGCGTTCGTAAAGATCTCTTGGCAGCTTGTGTTCCTGACGTGGTGATAAGGACCGGGGTCCCTGGCGCGAGTCGTGATGCGTTGTGTTCGGGCATCCATCCGGAGACAAGCGACAAACTGTAGAGCTTGCGAACTACCATCTGGCGGTGATTGGGCTGGGGTATTGTAGTATTCGGGCATGTATGTAAGTGGAGAGTTGGATGCGCCCAAAAAGGCGGTATCCACGGGTGCgtgttgttggtctggtCCGTGCTTGCTGGCAGtcgagtcaagtcaagcgCAGCAGCCGTGCTTCAGCTTAGACGTAGACACGGCGAGAGTGAGGACGGCTACGGCTGCTGTGACGAGAGCCAGAGCGGGAGTGGCTTCGGTGGCTGTGACGGCTGGAGTGGTAGGATCGGCGAGAAGAGTGGGTGCGGTCGTAGGCGCTCATGTGTCCACCGTGCAAGAAAGCGACGACTGAGGtgatggcgaagaagatgatgttcatgATGCCAAAGGCCCAGCAGGCCTTGAGCATGGAGCAgggtttgttgttgacgaggtcgTAGCTGGGTCCGATGACACGAACGTTGCCAGCAGAGACGTCCCAGTCATCTGAACGGCGGATGCTGACGCAGTCGGTGTTTTGGACGTAGCGGAGGTAGTAGACGGCAGCGATGAAGgcgccgaagaagagggcaTCGACAAATGCGACAAAGTGGGCGTTTGTCGAGGAGCGGTGGTAGCTGAAGAGGGTGAAGATTGCCCAGGCGAGAGCCAGAACcgagacgatgaagaggatgaggatggaaTCGGGTGTCAGGGCGTTTTGCTTGACGAATCCATCAACGAACCAGGCGAGCATGCCCATACACGGGATCTAATTGAGGGAGTTAATTTAGGtggttacaaaaataaagTGGTGGTTTACTAACCAGAGTGATGATCTGAAGGACCCggaagaagacaaagaacaTTGCGAAGAGCATCTTGGCGGTTGGTGGCTTTGCAACTCGATGTAATGTTGTGTCGCACAAAAGTCAATGTCTAAAATGTAACGGTTGATGTTGCGCTGGCCAAAGCGATACCGTGTAAGAAAGTCGATGAATATGCGCAGTGACTTGGTATATATATAAGTGACGCTGTTATAGTCAGTGACTAAaatgagtgatgatgatgaggaaaaaagaagggatCAAGCAGtgagagagaggaaagaagCTGAGGATGTGTGGGAAGAAAGGCCTGGTTTTGTAGCAAAGTTTGGATCAAGCTATACAAAACTTGGTGTCAAGATTTCCTTGGTTTGGACATATTTGAACAAGTCTTGAACTACTGCAAGATGCAATGCATTCGATTCGAATGAGGTGGTTGGTGCTTTGGAAATAGATGGCGCAGGACCACGGGGACCCCTGCGAGAATGGCCTGCACACCCCTGTAGCTTCAGCGTGTTAAGCTAGTGGTTGGTTGGGTTCTGTTTAGGTCtctaggtactaaggtaggtCTGCTTTTTGGGGCCTTGGGCTCATCTTGTTGGGTTTATGCATGTTCATATCGTGATGTCGAGCTTGGAACTGGAGATGAGGGGTTATGCATTTATCGTCGTGTTCATCAGTGTAAATCGAATACATCATCTCCCCAGATTGTTACTATAAAGATTTGTGTCTTGACGGTGATGCCGAAATTGGCAACATGACGTCGACCTGCACTAGCGATGCAAGCACTCTacaaatcatcaacatgtcagACAACTAATATCAATCGAGGCAATTGAATCACAAATCAAGGCATCTTTTGATTCTCTATTTAGCCAGGAAGCCCGTTATAAGGCCAAGACAATAATTCTAGACCGTTTGTTGCAACGTCACAAGAATTCAAGAGGTTGGTCAGCAGAACCAGAGacctccaagaccaaaaGAGGTAAAAACACTCACAGAACAAGTTGGCTGGGAGAGCGAAAGAAGACGAATATTGCACCTAAAACGAGACGACCCCGCTAAATGATTCACTTAAGTCGTTGACTAGACCCTTGGACAAGACAACCCCTAGCTAAATAGTTCTACTAAAGTAGGCATCTTCAGCATTCGTCGGTGGCTGGTAAAAGTGATGCAGATGCATGCACACGCACAAGCAAGATCCGTCTCCTACTCAGGAACATGATCCCAAACTTGCATAAAGGCGGCTAGAATACATGTTTCAGACCTGAATAATACAGTGGTATTCGCCTATAAATCTTCCTATTTCGGCAGATCCGCATCGCAGCAGCACATCAATGGAGCCCTGTTTACGGGGGATATCCATTAAGCGGTGGCTGGggtccaagtccaagtcaaaGATCAACAGGTACCATCTATCGTCCATATCGGTAATGGTATTTAGCAAGTTTCACTCTTCGTCTAGCCTAAGTAATGAATTAAGTATACAGGTAATCCGTCACTACTGGACTCTCATTCTGTCGGTCTCTCCGAgtcctcttctcttcgaaCCCTGGACGAAAACCTCTGCTCAAGTCCGTGTCTGTGCTGATGGATCCACTCGTCTCCGTGCTCCGGCCTCCGACCGCTTGTTCCGTGTTCATCTGTATCGGCAGATCAAGGTCATTAATGAGATCCAAAGCAACCtcattatcatcaacatattcatcctcctcttcttttctgttcGTCTCTTCTGTCCAGCAATAAGACTTTTCGTGCGCTCCCTCTCCAATGTTTTCGTTCGGCCCCCGTTTCCATGGTGGTATCTTTACTCCCTCGAGTCTTGGGCTCAAGTGGTATTCGACCTTGTCGCTGTACTGCACCCTCTCATCATCTACAGATACAGAAGCCAGTGACTGTAAGATGCCGTATATGATAATCCAACGGCTGCGCCGTGCTGTCGCTGGACTCATATTCCCGATATCGTCGGCCTTTTCAAAGCGCTCGAATGCCTGAACAAGGCTGTTGGTAATGAATCCGTTATCCATCTCATTGTCATTGTAACTTTCAGCATAGGCCAGCCGtatcctcttctccaacgcaTCTATGTGATCGGttcgcttcttggagaagtTTCTTCGAAATGAGTCAATCGACCCAGGCAATAAAGGATATGGATGAGGAATGTGCGGGAAACAGTatttcttgtcaaactcgaTGAGCATATCTGCTATCGGCAAGTGGTCCGTATCCGATGCGAGAGCTCTGTTCGTTGTTTTGGACGCCAGCGTCAACATACTCCTTGATCGTAGTTCCAACGTGCCCCAGACAATGTCTCGGTCCACCAGGCAGTCATACAGCGCACCAAAGTCTTTTTGCAACTTCATCGCCAGTGTCCGACTCAGCCATCTCTCGGGCTCAGCGGTATCAGCCGATTGATTATCCTGTTGCGCTGATGACGCGGGAGGCCAAGATCCATACTCGCCCTCGAAATGCTGCAGAAACATTTCCTTCAATCTACCAATCGCCTTCATCTCCGAGACAGTTTCTGGGGTGAACATGTATATGTCCTGGAACCTGAAGCTAGCCAGACGATCCTCAGCAGCCTGTACGCGGTCTTGCATCTCCTTGCTGGCCATACCCATCAACTTTCTCGTGCTTGGGGAGATCCTTTTGAAgtccttgctcttctgcaCAACATCGTACATGCCCACGCAATGCGTGAAGCATTCTCCCAAACTTTCTTCCACCTGACGTCAGGCTCTTCGGCCCATTTGAGCAGCGATACTGCCATTAAAGGGCTGTTTCGAACGTCGTCGAGATCGCGGTTATATATGTAGCGTACTATTTGGCTGACATTGTCGTTGTTTGGAGGCATGTAGCTGTCGAGTCGGACATGAAGGTCGGATAAAGCTTCGTGAAAAGACAGGCCTACGAGTGAAGCATTCAGAAGTAGTGCAAAGAAGTTGCGCGTAGTGATCTGGTGACGCAGCTGGTCGACGCTCTTAGCGTTTTGCGGAGGCGGAAAATGCATCTTGTACAGTACTTGTCCTCCCACATCCCCTAAGCTGGTACGTCCTGATGTAGGAGGTGTTAGTAGACCAGCTCGAAGGTCTTGCCCGAGTTTTGCCTCATAAGATTCGGCTCGAGGTGACGGCGGTGGGTTCGCCTGTCCTTCGAGTGAACCTTGGTTCAGGAGGGAAATCAGATACCGGCTGTTGGTT
This is a stretch of genomic DNA from Fusarium graminearum PH-1 chromosome 4, whole genome shotgun sequence. It encodes these proteins:
- a CDS encoding diphthamide biosynthesis protein 2, with translation MASELSSAPVLSTPDDHILEVPAADSIPTSTLSDDALRTTYEIVRTADEIRAGGWKRIGLQFPDFMLVDAPRVVEALSKEINTHDQEEAKPERRIYVLADSSYSACCVDEIAAEHVSADVVVHYGRTCLSPTSHLPAIYVYTTHDLDYEVTINEIKKEFSDKTVKLVIMADLTYQNHVDKVVSLLKEQGYNDAVSTEVTRDPAALIPNRKILSDETHDDEHWKAYSIIHISDPPSALLLALYTRFASLHVLSTPSPALENPTMRTAGLLRRRFAKVLALASAGVIGILVNTLSVANYLSSINTLRERIARADKKSYTIVVGKLNPAKLANFAEIEGWVVVGCWESGLIEDDAGYWRPVITPFELEVALMSEEERVWGGEWWGGIEKLGLNDKPEDASKESEGAVAEEEVEFEDVAGGVEGEESAPPEFDMRTGKLISSSRPMRLPVRKNPSTTAETEANSDGQPTSTQQNDSLIKRSVGELASINGVASPGAEFLRSGRTWQGLGTDFDNEASTLVEEGRSGVARGYEVGESGRH